Part of the Desulfobacterales bacterium genome is shown below.
ACGCATCAAGTCTTTAAAGTAGGCAGTCGGGAAAGAAGCGTCGGATGGCCGGCCGGCTGTGAGCCATATCGGCAACTGAAATATTGTTTGCCGTTTCAGGCGGTTTGGCAGAAAGCTTCCATACCGGCCGTAACAAAGGGAACCAGCATCCGTATCAGGGCTTTTGCGTCTGATGGCAGTGTGACGCCTTCCGGATCTGGTTCAACGGTATCAGGCGGCGTTCAAACACGGCTTCCATGAGGGATTTTCTGGCCCTGAAGTGATAATTGACAGCGGCAAGATTGACTCCGGCCCTGCCGGTGATGGCCCGAAGGGAGGTTTTATGAAACCCTTGCGGTTGCAAACAGATCTTCGGCTGCGTCCAGAATTTTTTGTTTGGTGTCGGGGGGCTCGTTTTCCGAGGATCCATTTTCATGTTCAATCTTCCAACCCGGGTCGGTTTGAGCTACAGACTCGAAAGAACATGGTATTGTTTGCTGGGGATAATTTTAAAGAAAGGCATACGTTTAAAACAACTAATTAAAACGTATGTATGATTTTGTCTATGCTTTTGATCAGACAGGACGGAGATCCTGTGACAACGTGGACGAAACGATGACCCAAAGCCCTCAGAATGTACTGGATTGACCTGGTGCGGCAGCATCGGGGCTTGAATTGATTTTATTCGTTAC
Proteins encoded:
- a CDS encoding TetR/AcrR family transcriptional regulator — translated: MKMDPRKTSPPTPNKKFWTQPKICLQPQGFHKTSLRAITGRAGVNLAAVNYHFRARKSLMEAVFERRLIPLNQIRKASHCHQTQKP